Proteins encoded by one window of Halomonas chromatireducens:
- a CDS encoding VWA domain-containing protein produces the protein MTTACRDGNRCLRGGMAMISLLAVVLLASLVSGASAYAYPRTLVAEPLAEGMPPSQGFRGAARILGALAEGERHAFTWSIDDREVGYLWQISLRATTAERLRVSLHPDQASAGQGEPQGVTTFGEAPATSTFGTADEASGDASHASDPAAAEGRATEKPLLTLEATPDTAGDRVTSLLVSHGDYRIEVETQGGQGEYQLTVEPAGEVSLHGTADAPSNADALVVGPGRDWFYQLNASRLQLPLEIDENDARLWRLSLLTELGHAVRAQPVDASDEPLVASTGPLPMKQQWDQLALEEGAALALARDEEGEAIGRVRVRLEPGEAFPEPAPEPVAATREDALALPAQATQVLELLPGQRSYLAFELNDEEAQGQGWALDLLGPEDPPIEACLADALGQEAICRTGPREALFDRLRLDPGRHYLALTPSEQTEEAGVAVEVIRRSVPRPTSQEVAEPNDSREVATALSPEQELQGTFNGPRKGVFRLEVPRSDQVWRIVASGDGLEDLRLYQSGHSGRSHFARSQAYGPVGEKEGLGFSRLDLMAGTYYLELSGSDSDYRILAERLDADEEGWEREPNDTRGQANALTFGGVMRGDLHDASDEDWYRFTLPGDNRIRLKITPPDAGSVQPILYRDEERIAAVHPRRALDTSPLILTGRLPAGDYYLWLGDREPAGPYRVRLDLQAPWEPLAGHAMATRQELAVEPPPDGRIELPHSGLGSDYQWFRLPVGDSPREVRIKRLGDNRLSRAHVELIDEQGDALPTREVETARDNAEAVAVQIPARAKVYLRVSSARLGHIDLILEDPLIAERQAESQRHHDAIEARFEADGPLTAWHDAPQRLESRLVLSNGAEAPVTLPLEAHASHAGWRIDALPDTLTLDPGEEVVLTPAWTLPAGLDDEAPVSLFIGVAGQTLEATLAVGSTDTEAGVSLGDVALRDRAQGLVDLAWWGLGAYFEDPDSGEPIIDDATSGWGTHRVASEPRLVHLIDGMSSMGSHLRYRGEPGEALPPLRLAGDGGDVEMLVINQRSGQPPEQRWRELEVSLGDTPDDLEVVTTLELDAADGEQFFALGSSRQARYLGLRPLGFWGETGRLEDTGIGQLRVLGEPADELARQRLDLLADRRGGHWITTRPEVPALNEMTLPERNAFQAHGAHGDRLGRGLARGGEWQPGGVSLVFGFLQQRAARLGELGWQEAPEHRGQPIETVRVYSSTESPVGPWQHQADWHLERDAQGLAELTLDTPVWARYLRLEVLMPEPDPEQAERRWRLPAEIRAHEAEPLGGGESILAYWPEQGREGQAGPYELTLGEEALPEAVDDDASHPDAPRRLEERITGRLAQPNDTRSYRVRIEEGHNTLVVRLRETLRGRIQASLVATDGETQSFDWQREPEGWRRGEAVGLPPGEYRLDITEPARAIAFLWDASGSLEALQAPILQAINRFAEGLDPDQEVANLMPLGGPMLLDEWSGEPRILRHTLAAYDGRFESSDAEPALQSATRALEALDRERVIFLITDAEQMGRAISVWDDLERVQPRIFTLEISHGQQRLASETRWYQNQMRSWANVGGGRYAYTLDRRDLVRAFEVGMQEVRQPTTFALEVTSRYQEPPEPGSLRVVSADPEQPAVAGGVVHLIFDASGSMLRQMEGGRRIEVARRIVQQVLDERIPEQVPVALRAYGHTEPHSCETELLVEPRAGNHDEVREVVSGIQAINLARTPLAASIDAVLEDLSGYEDQRRLVVMLTDGEETCDGDVAASVEALIEEGVDVRLNIVGFHIDEVGLQAEFERFAAQGGGEYFDSHDGDELIAGLSQALAATWRVLDSDGSEVARGRVDDVPIALDVGEYELLVETQSGEWRQAFEIGPREDKNLEVSGED, from the coding sequence ATGACGACAGCCTGTCGTGACGGCAACAGGTGCCTCAGGGGCGGAATGGCAATGATCAGCCTGCTGGCTGTGGTGCTGTTGGCGTCTCTGGTAAGCGGTGCGTCGGCCTACGCTTACCCCCGAACCCTGGTGGCCGAACCCCTGGCTGAGGGCATGCCGCCTTCCCAGGGCTTTCGCGGGGCAGCACGTATCCTGGGAGCGCTGGCCGAGGGAGAGCGGCACGCCTTCACCTGGTCGATCGATGACCGTGAGGTGGGTTACCTGTGGCAGATATCGCTGCGCGCCACCACCGCTGAGCGATTGCGTGTCAGTCTGCACCCTGACCAGGCGTCGGCAGGGCAAGGGGAACCGCAGGGTGTGACGACGTTTGGCGAGGCGCCGGCGACGTCGACATTTGGCACCGCCGATGAGGCGTCGGGCGACGCGTCGCATGCGTCTGACCCGGCCGCCGCTGAGGGGCGCGCGACCGAGAAGCCGCTGCTGACCCTTGAGGCCACGCCCGATACCGCCGGTGATCGCGTTACCTCCCTGCTGGTGTCCCATGGCGACTATCGGATCGAAGTCGAGACTCAGGGAGGGCAGGGCGAATACCAGCTGACCGTTGAGCCTGCCGGTGAGGTCAGCCTGCATGGCACGGCAGACGCGCCATCGAATGCCGACGCCCTGGTCGTGGGCCCGGGCCGCGACTGGTTCTATCAGCTCAATGCATCGCGCCTGCAGCTCCCTCTTGAGATTGATGAGAACGACGCCCGGCTCTGGCGACTCTCCCTGCTGACCGAACTTGGCCATGCGGTAAGGGCGCAGCCGGTGGATGCATCGGACGAGCCCCTGGTGGCGTCCACGGGGCCTCTGCCAATGAAGCAACAATGGGACCAGCTGGCCCTGGAAGAAGGCGCCGCACTGGCCCTGGCGCGTGATGAGGAAGGTGAGGCCATCGGCCGGGTGCGTGTGCGCCTCGAGCCGGGCGAGGCCTTTCCGGAGCCGGCGCCTGAGCCGGTGGCAGCGACACGGGAAGACGCACTGGCTCTGCCCGCCCAGGCCACTCAAGTGCTTGAGCTGCTGCCCGGTCAGCGTAGCTACCTGGCCTTTGAGCTCAATGATGAAGAGGCTCAAGGGCAGGGCTGGGCGCTGGATCTGCTTGGCCCGGAGGATCCGCCGATCGAAGCGTGCCTGGCGGACGCCCTGGGTCAGGAGGCGATCTGCCGCACGGGCCCGCGGGAGGCGCTCTTCGATCGTCTGCGCCTCGACCCTGGCCGTCACTACCTGGCGCTGACACCGTCAGAGCAGACGGAAGAGGCTGGCGTCGCGGTGGAGGTGATTCGCCGATCCGTTCCTCGGCCCACTTCACAGGAAGTGGCGGAGCCCAACGACAGCCGCGAGGTGGCAACCGCCTTATCGCCAGAGCAAGAATTACAGGGCACCTTCAATGGCCCGCGAAAGGGGGTTTTCCGGCTCGAGGTGCCGCGCTCGGATCAGGTGTGGCGCATTGTGGCCAGTGGCGATGGCCTGGAGGACCTTCGCCTCTACCAGTCCGGCCATTCGGGGCGCTCCCATTTCGCCAGATCCCAGGCCTACGGGCCTGTAGGTGAAAAGGAAGGCCTCGGTTTTTCTCGTCTCGATCTGATGGCGGGCACCTATTACCTGGAACTCTCCGGGAGCGACAGTGACTATCGAATCCTTGCCGAGCGTCTGGACGCCGATGAAGAAGGCTGGGAGCGCGAGCCCAATGACACCCGCGGCCAGGCCAATGCGCTGACTTTCGGAGGGGTCATGCGTGGCGATCTTCACGACGCCTCCGACGAGGACTGGTATCGGTTCACCCTGCCAGGCGACAACCGTATACGGCTGAAGATTACCCCGCCCGATGCCGGAAGTGTTCAGCCCATTCTCTACCGGGATGAAGAGCGTATTGCCGCCGTGCATCCACGTCGCGCATTGGATACATCTCCTCTGATACTCACCGGTCGGCTGCCGGCCGGTGACTACTATCTCTGGCTGGGAGATCGGGAGCCAGCCGGTCCTTATCGAGTCCGGCTGGATTTACAAGCGCCCTGGGAACCGCTTGCGGGGCATGCCATGGCGACACGCCAAGAACTGGCTGTCGAGCCGCCACCTGACGGTCGCATTGAGCTTCCCCACAGCGGATTGGGTAGCGACTATCAGTGGTTCCGTCTCCCGGTGGGCGATAGTCCCAGAGAAGTGAGAATCAAGCGGCTGGGGGACAATCGACTGAGCCGCGCCCATGTCGAGCTGATCGATGAGCAGGGTGACGCGCTACCCACCCGGGAGGTTGAGACAGCGCGTGACAATGCCGAAGCCGTGGCGGTACAGATTCCCGCACGGGCAAAGGTCTACCTGCGCGTCAGCAGCGCGCGCCTGGGGCATATCGACCTGATCCTCGAGGATCCCCTGATCGCAGAACGACAGGCCGAATCGCAGAGGCACCACGATGCCATCGAAGCCCGCTTCGAGGCAGACGGGCCCCTGACCGCCTGGCATGACGCTCCCCAGCGGCTAGAAAGCCGACTGGTGCTGAGCAACGGCGCCGAGGCGCCGGTGACGCTGCCGCTCGAGGCCCACGCCAGCCATGCCGGCTGGCGCATTGACGCGCTGCCCGACACCCTTACCCTCGATCCCGGCGAGGAGGTCGTTCTGACCCCGGCCTGGACGCTGCCGGCCGGACTGGATGACGAGGCGCCGGTGTCACTCTTCATCGGCGTTGCGGGCCAGACGCTAGAGGCGACCCTCGCTGTCGGGAGCACCGATACCGAAGCCGGCGTCAGCCTGGGGGACGTGGCCCTGCGCGACCGGGCTCAAGGGCTGGTGGACCTGGCCTGGTGGGGTCTTGGTGCCTACTTCGAAGACCCCGACAGCGGGGAGCCGATCATTGATGATGCCACTAGCGGCTGGGGTACCCATCGCGTGGCTTCCGAGCCCCGGCTGGTGCATCTTATCGACGGCATGAGCTCGATGGGTAGCCATCTGCGCTATCGCGGGGAGCCGGGTGAGGCCCTGCCCCCCCTGCGCCTGGCCGGCGACGGTGGCGACGTCGAGATGCTGGTGATCAACCAGCGTTCGGGCCAGCCCCCTGAGCAGCGCTGGCGCGAGCTCGAGGTGTCGCTGGGCGACACTCCCGATGACCTGGAGGTGGTCACCACCCTCGAGCTTGACGCCGCCGACGGCGAGCAGTTCTTCGCCCTGGGGTCTTCCCGCCAGGCTCGCTACCTGGGGCTGCGTCCTCTCGGTTTCTGGGGGGAGACGGGGCGGCTGGAAGACACCGGCATCGGGCAGCTTCGTGTGCTGGGCGAGCCCGCTGATGAACTGGCGCGTCAGCGCCTTGATCTGCTGGCGGATCGGCGCGGTGGGCACTGGATCACTACGCGGCCCGAGGTTCCCGCCCTGAACGAGATGACCCTGCCGGAGCGCAATGCGTTCCAGGCCCATGGTGCCCATGGGGATCGCCTTGGGCGAGGCCTGGCGCGTGGCGGCGAATGGCAGCCGGGCGGCGTATCGCTGGTCTTCGGCTTCCTGCAGCAGCGCGCGGCAAGGCTTGGGGAGTTGGGCTGGCAGGAGGCGCCTGAACACCGCGGTCAGCCCATCGAGACGGTAAGGGTCTATTCCAGCACCGAAAGCCCGGTTGGCCCCTGGCAGCATCAGGCTGACTGGCACCTCGAGCGCGATGCGCAGGGGTTGGCCGAGCTGACCCTGGACACCCCTGTCTGGGCGCGCTATCTGCGCCTCGAGGTGCTGATGCCCGAGCCGGACCCGGAACAGGCTGAGCGTCGCTGGCGGCTGCCTGCCGAGATCCGTGCCCATGAGGCGGAACCGTTGGGCGGCGGCGAATCGATCCTGGCCTACTGGCCGGAGCAAGGCAGGGAAGGGCAGGCGGGACCCTATGAGCTGACGTTGGGCGAAGAAGCGCTTCCGGAAGCGGTGGACGATGACGCCAGTCATCCCGACGCGCCCCGGCGGCTGGAGGAGCGCATCACCGGACGCCTGGCGCAGCCGAATGATACTCGTAGCTATCGGGTGAGGATCGAGGAGGGGCACAACACCCTGGTGGTGCGGCTGCGTGAGACGCTACGCGGCAGAATCCAGGCCAGCCTGGTAGCGACCGATGGAGAGACGCAGTCTTTCGACTGGCAGCGCGAGCCCGAGGGGTGGCGCCGCGGCGAGGCCGTTGGCCTTCCGCCCGGGGAGTATCGGCTGGACATCACCGAGCCGGCTCGGGCCATCGCCTTCCTGTGGGATGCCAGCGGCAGCCTGGAAGCGCTTCAGGCTCCGATTCTGCAGGCCATCAACCGCTTTGCCGAAGGGCTCGACCCCGACCAGGAAGTCGCCAACCTGATGCCGCTAGGCGGGCCCATGCTGCTCGATGAGTGGAGCGGGGAGCCGCGCATTCTGCGCCATACCCTGGCTGCCTACGACGGACGCTTCGAGAGTTCCGATGCCGAGCCGGCGCTTCAGAGCGCGACGCGCGCATTGGAGGCGCTGGACCGGGAAAGGGTCATCTTCCTGATCACCGATGCCGAGCAGATGGGACGGGCTATCAGTGTCTGGGACGACCTGGAGCGGGTACAGCCGCGTATCTTCACCCTGGAGATTTCCCATGGGCAGCAGCGTCTGGCCAGCGAGACACGCTGGTACCAGAACCAGATGCGCAGTTGGGCCAATGTGGGGGGCGGTCGCTATGCCTATACCCTGGACCGACGCGATCTTGTGCGGGCCTTCGAGGTCGGCATGCAGGAGGTTCGTCAGCCCACGACCTTTGCCCTGGAGGTGACATCCCGTTACCAGGAGCCACCCGAGCCCGGCAGCCTCAGGGTGGTCAGCGCCGACCCCGAACAGCCGGCGGTGGCCGGCGGGGTGGTGCATCTGATCTTCGATGCCTCGGGCTCCATGCTGCGACAGATGGAGGGCGGGCGGCGCATCGAGGTGGCGCGACGCATCGTCCAGCAGGTACTCGATGAGCGCATTCCGGAGCAGGTACCGGTTGCGCTGCGTGCCTACGGCCATACCGAGCCCCATAGCTGCGAGACCGAGCTGCTGGTCGAGCCCCGTGCGGGTAACCACGACGAGGTGCGCGAAGTGGTGTCAGGTATCCAGGCCATCAACCTGGCACGTACGCCGTTGGCCGCCTCCATCGATGCGGTACTGGAGGACCTTTCGGGCTACGAGGACCAGCGGCGCCTGGTGGTGATGCTCACCGACGGTGAAGAGACCTGCGACGGGGATGTGGCCGCCTCCGTGGAGGCCCTGATCGAGGAGGGTGTGGACGTGCGCCTCAATATCGTCGGCTTCCATATCGATGAGGTCGGCCTGCAGGCCGAGTTCGAGCGCTTCGCTGCCCAAGGCGGCGGCGAGTACTTCGATAGCCACGACGGTGACGAGCTGATTGCCGGCCTGTCCCAGGCCTTGGCTGCCACCTGGCGGGTGCTGGACAGTGATGGGAGCGAGGTCGCCCGGGGACGGGTAGATGACGTCCCCATCGCACTGGACGTGGGCGAGTACGAGCTGTTGGTGGAGACCCAGAGCGGGGAGTGGCGCCAAGCCTTCGAGATTGGCCCCCGTGAGGACAAGAACCTGGAGGTGAGCGGTGAAGACTAG
- a CDS encoding transglutaminase domain-containing protein, whose product MKTRLWWLLVMMSLSPLVSANQMCLGTAGMDKSHSRYLEQRIVTLDRAVREAYTELPWQELNVGQAQQALGVEPRALFEWVRDETRWLPYAGELRGADGVMQDRMGSSLDRALLLAALMEEAGHTVRLVRTDLSEEALKRLESTWAGEPVARRPDGPIEMDLSDASIKALAERLDSDPDAIAESLREQREAAETRQARLLADGRQQAKALEALMDGALEAVDGTDAAPTHHWWVQQRTGDGWADFDPALPQQAAGERLVAEGEVEHVYPEALPDDVRHWLTVEVVAEQLHDDRLSEAVAFSHRLPAAELLGQQLHLELYPMALPSPQALLDGSHELDALPGALFDQEQWVPYLRLGDSLERQDGIMADGSVVDLGSEAGMAGAFGEASSALGEVGIGGLGADEPDTPPELTAVMVRFHVEAPGRETDIVERPMMDLIGPALRAAGVEAFEFDDALREQRAVELLSTLEVLGQSTWVPPAQLAAWRYEGLMDNRQSALAGAYLAAQRDDSFIGEALEARSTRRSTLDQLAAMRLAYSPHPERVALTRLNLLGYVTLMEFKGGEYRRREGFDILDNRIAVPDGDAVAETRLAQGALDTLLEAELAVEARAALGNTARAFLHDLGEGVDWRRVDSLDGLADLDWQPDADLKAHFATHLNTGQVLLLPDAPAREEAPTWWQLDPATGDLLGYGRDRRGQYIEGILTLMSAGDSAMGAVGMVQSIWDCLFTSSDPLCCTQDAAAQEMIGRAVSAGLGGLAEAHDINIIIGRELISGGAFDRLNSAGISKAAGDVAGAGAEFIVDSWGRCN is encoded by the coding sequence GTGAAGACTAGACTCTGGTGGCTGCTGGTGATGATGTCGTTGAGCCCGCTGGTCTCGGCGAATCAGATGTGCCTGGGAACGGCGGGCATGGATAAGAGCCATTCACGCTACCTGGAGCAGCGGATCGTGACGCTGGATCGCGCCGTTCGTGAGGCTTATACCGAGCTGCCCTGGCAGGAGCTGAACGTCGGACAGGCGCAGCAGGCGCTGGGTGTGGAGCCCCGAGCCCTCTTCGAGTGGGTGCGTGATGAGACTCGCTGGCTGCCCTATGCAGGAGAGCTGCGCGGGGCGGACGGGGTGATGCAGGATCGTATGGGCTCCAGCCTGGATCGTGCCCTGCTGCTGGCGGCGCTGATGGAAGAGGCCGGACACACCGTGCGCCTGGTCCGGACCGACCTGTCCGAGGAGGCCCTGAAGCGCCTCGAGTCGACCTGGGCCGGCGAACCGGTGGCCAGGCGGCCGGATGGCCCCATCGAGATGGACCTCTCTGACGCGTCCATCAAGGCCCTGGCCGAGCGGCTCGATAGCGACCCCGACGCCATCGCCGAGTCGCTGCGGGAACAGCGGGAGGCGGCCGAAACGCGACAGGCGCGGCTGCTGGCCGACGGTCGCCAACAGGCCAAGGCGCTGGAGGCGTTGATGGACGGGGCCCTGGAGGCAGTTGATGGCACGGATGCTGCCCCGACGCATCACTGGTGGGTGCAACAACGCACAGGCGATGGCTGGGCGGACTTCGACCCTGCGCTTCCGCAGCAGGCCGCCGGTGAGCGCCTGGTCGCCGAAGGGGAGGTCGAGCATGTATACCCGGAGGCGCTGCCCGACGACGTCCGGCACTGGTTGACCGTCGAAGTGGTGGCGGAGCAGCTCCATGATGACCGCCTGAGCGAGGCGGTAGCCTTCTCCCACCGGCTGCCTGCTGCCGAACTGCTGGGGCAGCAACTGCACCTGGAGCTCTACCCCATGGCGCTACCGTCACCCCAGGCGCTGCTTGATGGCAGTCATGAACTGGATGCCCTGCCTGGCGCGCTGTTCGACCAGGAGCAGTGGGTGCCCTATCTGCGCCTGGGTGACAGCCTGGAGCGCCAGGACGGCATCATGGCCGACGGTAGTGTCGTCGACCTCGGATCGGAGGCCGGCATGGCCGGTGCCTTTGGCGAAGCCAGCAGTGCCCTGGGCGAGGTGGGCATCGGTGGACTCGGTGCCGATGAACCAGACACCCCGCCGGAGCTGACGGCCGTGATGGTGCGCTTCCATGTCGAGGCGCCGGGCCGAGAGACCGACATCGTAGAGCGCCCCATGATGGATCTGATCGGCCCCGCACTTCGCGCCGCGGGCGTCGAGGCCTTCGAGTTCGATGATGCCCTGCGCGAGCAGCGCGCCGTCGAACTGCTGAGCACCCTGGAGGTGCTCGGACAGAGTACCTGGGTGCCCCCCGCGCAGTTGGCCGCCTGGCGCTACGAGGGGCTGATGGACAATCGGCAGTCGGCCTTGGCCGGGGCTTACCTGGCTGCCCAACGTGATGACAGCTTTATCGGCGAAGCGTTGGAAGCGCGCAGCACCCGCCGCTCCACGCTGGACCAGCTCGCCGCCATGCGGCTGGCCTACAGTCCGCACCCCGAGAGGGTCGCGCTGACGCGCCTCAACCTGCTGGGCTATGTGACGCTGATGGAGTTCAAGGGGGGGGAGTATCGGCGCCGTGAGGGCTTCGACATCCTCGATAATCGGATTGCGGTGCCTGACGGTGATGCGGTGGCCGAGACCCGGCTGGCCCAGGGGGCATTGGATACTCTGCTGGAGGCCGAGCTCGCGGTGGAAGCGCGTGCGGCCCTGGGCAACACTGCTCGCGCCTTCCTGCACGACCTCGGCGAGGGAGTCGACTGGCGTCGCGTGGACAGCCTGGACGGCTTGGCGGACCTCGACTGGCAACCGGATGCCGACCTCAAGGCGCACTTCGCGACGCACCTGAACACGGGGCAGGTGCTGCTGCTGCCCGACGCGCCGGCTCGGGAAGAGGCGCCCACCTGGTGGCAGCTGGACCCCGCCACCGGTGACCTGCTCGGCTACGGGCGAGACCGACGTGGGCAGTACATCGAGGGGATTCTGACGTTGATGAGTGCAGGCGATAGTGCCATGGGCGCGGTGGGCATGGTGCAGAGCATCTGGGACTGCCTGTTTACCTCGAGCGATCCGCTCTGCTGCACCCAGGATGCCGCCGCCCAGGAGATGATTGGTCGCGCCGTCAGCGCCGGCTTGGGCGGTCTCGCCGAGGCCCATGACATCAACATCATCATAGGGCGCGAACTCATCTCCGGAGGGGCCTTCGACCGGCTCAATTCAGCGGGCATCAGCAAGGCGGCCGGTGATGTGGCCGGCGCCGGCGCCGAGTTCATCGTGGATTCCTGGGGCCGCTGCAACTGA
- a CDS encoding WD40 repeat domain-containing protein yields MSHRNSYGARSRAGVWGGAFVLGLVAGGWLVPAIGNTTPDWTGAELLHEFELEGESVERLALSPDGDRVAIAAHGNLEIREASTGELVHQLEGHHSPEVDRPLPVTGLAFSPDGGSLVSASWNPGVAADASLMLWDLATGKLRRALAGGQGCREVAFSDDGASVWAACGADVQRYVLETGLVVERAESFPAELLHGPDAETAADALPMPRQGPAHALALSQDGMRLAWAGKPPTFPAPLVRVWQAEASPAGGGTLPANDYQLIELPEVEATDDPVALARSHYGMREFNPVTVETVTQRMRQDGDILVTLSLEGLKDDSVRAIRYRLLFSPAADGRWQLGEVGRQQQCRRGPTEPDTWSTALCH; encoded by the coding sequence ATGTCACATCGCAATTCATATGGCGCACGGTCCCGTGCAGGCGTCTGGGGCGGGGCTTTCGTTCTTGGGTTGGTGGCAGGTGGCTGGCTTGTCCCCGCTATAGGAAACACGACGCCGGACTGGACGGGGGCCGAGCTGCTGCATGAGTTCGAGCTCGAGGGAGAGAGCGTCGAGCGCTTGGCGCTGTCACCGGATGGCGATCGTGTTGCGATTGCCGCACATGGGAATCTCGAAATACGCGAGGCGTCGACCGGTGAGCTGGTTCATCAGTTGGAGGGCCACCACTCTCCAGAGGTGGACCGGCCGCTGCCTGTCACCGGGCTGGCCTTCAGCCCCGATGGCGGGAGCCTGGTGAGCGCCAGCTGGAATCCGGGCGTGGCGGCCGACGCGTCGCTCATGCTATGGGATCTGGCGACAGGCAAGCTGCGTCGTGCCCTGGCCGGAGGACAGGGGTGTCGCGAGGTGGCCTTTTCCGACGATGGGGCCAGCGTATGGGCTGCCTGCGGTGCAGACGTGCAGCGCTATGTACTGGAGACAGGTCTTGTCGTCGAGCGGGCAGAGTCTTTCCCTGCCGAACTGCTGCATGGGCCTGATGCCGAAACCGCGGCAGATGCGCTGCCGATGCCCAGGCAGGGCCCTGCCCATGCGCTGGCCTTGAGCCAGGACGGCATGCGGCTGGCCTGGGCGGGAAAGCCGCCGACCTTCCCCGCACCGCTGGTGCGAGTGTGGCAGGCCGAAGCATCTCCGGCAGGTGGTGGCACACTGCCGGCCAACGACTATCAGCTCATCGAGCTGCCAGAGGTGGAAGCGACTGACGATCCAGTGGCCCTGGCGCGAAGCCACTACGGCATGCGCGAGTTCAACCCGGTCACCGTGGAGACGGTCACCCAGCGTATGCGCCAGGACGGCGATATCCTGGTCACCCTGAGCCTGGAGGGCCTCAAGGATGATTCGGTTCGTGCCATTCGCTACCGGCTGCTGTTTTCTCCTGCGGCCGATGGGCGCTGGCAGCTCGGTGAAGTCGGGCGACAGCAGCAGTGCCGACGAGGGCCCACCGAGCCGGATACCTGGTCCACGGCGCTATGCCATTGA
- a CDS encoding PrkA family serine protein kinase: protein MSIFDHVQNRFSRVQQEEMSLQEYLELCREDPMGYASAAERMLQAIGEPEVIDTAKDSRLSRIFSNKVIRRYPAFAEFYGMEEAIEQIVAYFRHAAQGLEERKQILYLLGPVGGGKSSLAERLKLLMEHIPFYAIKGSPVFESPLGLFSPEEDGELLEKEYGIPRRYVKSVMSPWASKRLREYGGDISQFKVVRLYPSRLNQIAISKTEPGDENNQDISSLVGKVDIRQLELYSQDDPDAYSFSGGLCKANQGLMEFIEMFKAPIKVLHPLLTATQEGNYNPTEGMGAIPFEGVVLAHSNESEWQAFRNNRNNEAFLDRVYIVKVPYCLRVTEEINIYKKLLEHSSLDQAPCAPDTLRMLAQFSVLSRLKEPENSSIYSKMRVYDGENLKDTDPKAKSIQEYRDAAGVDEGMDGLSTRFAFKILSKVFNFDNHEIAANPVHLLYVLEQRLEQEQLPKETFERYLRFIKEFLAPRYVDFIGKEIQTAYLESYSEYGQNIFDRYVTYADFWIQDQEYRDPETGELFNRQSLNEELEKIEKPAGISNPKDFRHEVVNFVLRARAQNNGMNPSWQSYEKLRGVIEHKMFANTEELLPVISFNAKASTADQKKHEDFVERMKDRGYTEKQVRLLSEWYLRVRKSQ from the coding sequence ATGAGCATCTTCGATCATGTGCAGAACCGCTTCTCTCGTGTCCAGCAGGAAGAAATGTCCCTGCAGGAATACCTTGAGCTGTGTCGTGAAGACCCCATGGGTTATGCCAGCGCTGCCGAGCGTATGCTCCAGGCCATCGGCGAGCCCGAGGTGATCGACACTGCCAAGGACTCAAGGCTCTCGAGGATCTTCTCCAACAAGGTGATTCGTCGCTATCCCGCCTTCGCTGAATTCTACGGCATGGAAGAGGCGATCGAGCAGATCGTCGCCTACTTTCGCCATGCCGCCCAGGGATTGGAGGAGCGCAAGCAGATCCTCTATCTGCTGGGGCCGGTGGGGGGCGGCAAGTCCTCGCTTGCCGAGCGTCTCAAGCTGCTGATGGAGCATATCCCTTTCTACGCCATCAAGGGCTCGCCGGTATTCGAGTCGCCCCTGGGGCTATTCTCTCCCGAGGAAGATGGCGAGCTGCTCGAGAAGGAGTACGGCATTCCCCGGCGCTACGTGAAGAGCGTGATGTCGCCTTGGGCCTCCAAGCGGCTGAGGGAGTATGGCGGCGACATTTCCCAGTTCAAGGTGGTCAGGCTCTACCCGTCCCGCCTCAACCAGATCGCCATCTCCAAGACCGAGCCGGGTGATGAAAACAACCAGGACATCTCCTCCCTGGTGGGCAAGGTGGACATCCGCCAACTGGAGCTCTACTCCCAGGACGACCCGGATGCCTACAGCTTCTCCGGCGGCCTGTGCAAGGCCAACCAGGGTCTGATGGAGTTCATCGAGATGTTCAAGGCACCTATCAAGGTGCTGCATCCGTTGCTGACCGCTACCCAGGAAGGCAACTACAACCCTACCGAGGGCATGGGAGCCATACCTTTCGAAGGTGTCGTGCTGGCCCACTCCAACGAGAGCGAGTGGCAGGCCTTCCGCAACAACCGCAACAACGAGGCCTTCCTCGACCGCGTCTACATCGTCAAGGTGCCCTACTGCCTGCGGGTTACCGAAGAGATCAATATCTACAAGAAGCTGCTCGAGCATTCGTCTCTCGACCAGGCTCCCTGTGCCCCCGACACCCTGCGCATGCTGGCTCAATTCTCGGTGCTCTCGCGGCTGAAGGAACCGGAGAACTCCAGTATCTATTCCAAGATGCGGGTCTATGACGGGGAGAATCTCAAGGACACCGATCCCAAGGCCAAGTCGATCCAGGAATACCGCGATGCGGCTGGTGTCGACGAGGGCATGGACGGGTTGTCCACGCGTTTTGCCTTCAAGATCCTCTCTAAGGTGTTCAACTTCGACAATCATGAGATTGCCGCCAACCCGGTACACCTGCTGTATGTGCTCGAGCAGCGCCTGGAACAGGAGCAGTTGCCCAAGGAGACCTTCGAGCGCTACCTGCGTTTCATCAAGGAGTTCCTGGCGCCGCGCTACGTGGATTTCATCGGCAAGGAGATTCAGACCGCCTACCTGGAGTCCTACTCCGAGTACGGCCAGAACATCTTCGATCGCTATGTGACCTACGCCGACTTCTGGATCCAGGATCAGGAGTACCGAGACCCCGAGACCGGGGAGCTCTTCAATCGCCAGTCGCTCAACGAGGAGCTTGAGAAGATCGAGAAGCCGGCGGGCATCTCCAACCCCAAGGACTTCCGTCACGAGGTGGTCAACTTCGTGTTGCGGGCGCGTGCCCAGAACAACGGCATGAACCCCAGTTGGCAGTCCTACGAGAAGCTCAGAGGTGTGATCGAGCACAAGATGTTCGCCAATACCGAGGAGCTGTTGCCGGTGATCTCCTTCAATGCCAAGGCGTCCACGGCAGACCAGAAGAAGCACGAGGACTTCGTCGAGCGCATGAAGGATCGCGGTTATACCGAGAAGCAGGTACGGCTGCTCTCCGAGTGGTATCTGCGCGTGCGTAAATCGCAGTAA